The Zea mays cultivar B73 chromosome 7, Zm-B73-REFERENCE-NAM-5.0, whole genome shotgun sequence DNA segment GTGATTTGCACCAAATATTTTGTCCTAAAATATTTATGTATCTAGGGATATACTTGTTCTATCACCTAAAATAAATAGTATGATATTTCATTTAATGACAGTTTAGGTGAGTAAACTAACACTATCATCAATCTATTAAAGTAGTGCACAATATTCCTATAGGTAAACAATCTTCAATCAAATAAAGTTGATTGTTGCTAAATGCAATTAGTTTTCCTAATAAATAACTAGAAAATTCATTGTGTGATAATCCTAATAACTAACAAGAAATAGCAAAAAAACAACAAACACGAGATGCAACCTTTAATAATGTACATGAGGAATTCATGGCTGACATTGAGCATAGGCCGCAAGAGCGGTCCTAAAGCCATAGTAGGGCAAACTGTAACAACATTTAATCCATTTCTCTCTCCGTATTCTAGGGCTGTCTTTTCAGCAATAACCTTGGCAACCATATACCAGTCCTGCCAACAAAACCAAGTTAGTCCTAACAGAATCCTCTCTAGCCAACAATAAACAATGAGAATAAGTAATGATGAACATAAATTTATTATTCTTGTACCAACCTGCACTTTGTGGGTGGACATTTATTGATAAGGTACTCATTGTTTTTCCTCAAAGAGAGGTAAGTATTAGATAAAATGTCCTAGacttcctctcctcccctcctaCTCCCACATGAGTCTACTGTTCTCTAGTCTTCACTTAGGTTGGAGCAGACAGAGCTATCTTCTTTGGATTTTCTTTTTATATACAATATTATTTTATATAAAGTATCCCTTAGACCAACTTAAAGAGTCTTTCAATATCCTTCTTTATTCATATAAATAGAGATTTTGGTGAAAACATACCCTCCAACAGTTTTTAATAGATATCCTAATATTGTGATTCTCTATTTTGAATTTCTCAGCGAGATTGGCTCTCTAGATTGTGTACAACATTATAAAAAAGTTGTTGTGGATGAAAGATATAGATAATATGTTTTATTCAAATATCTCTCCAAACAATTATTTAGAGAATAAATTAAAGAAAGAATCTTGAAGATGCTCTTAGAATTCTTGGCTTTTCCACATTATTAACTTATATAAAGCACCTCTATAGGAATTCTGTGTTCTTTTAGTGTAACCTTGAAGAGCATAGAactttgatttgatctaccagatGTGTCTAGTTCAAGACACCCGTTGTGGTAAAAAAGAGAGCAACAAACAAACGACTAATTAAACCTAGTACACCTGCCTTTGCCCACTATGTGAGTCGTGGAGCTTTTATAGTTTGTCTTATATGCATTCTACCTGAGTAGCTTCCTAATCATGCAGTTGAGGGTTAGATTGACGCAGAGACCAGAGTGATTATTAGGGGCTCAAGCTTCGCAACCACCCACCCAATCCCTCCTCCCCACCCTCTACATGCTCAAACACAATGGAGGAACGAGAGAGGGTAGAGAAGGAGCAAAATTAGAGGAGACACTACccggtctttgtcgagtgccaagtAATTTGCCGAATATTTttttggcactcggtaaagaaactctttaccgagtgccaaatTTAAATACTCGGTAAAATAAAACATTTGGTCAAGAAGTCGAGTCCGGTAGTGAGAATACAAGGAGATGAACCCATTATATATAAAGTAAACATCTTGCATCTGGCAGTAGCGCTAACCTCGTTCTTTTTGCAAAAGTTTATGTCCGACCAGCAATCCTCGTCTTTAGGTCTATGTGGAGGCCAATTTGGGTCGAAATGAACAGCGGCGGTAGACGAAACCACAACAACCTTCTGAATATTATTAGCTGAGCAAGCCTGAAGAATGTTTAAGGTACCTTGCACAGCAGGAGCCAGTACTTCTGACTGCATGGTTTAAGGTACAAAAAATATATAAGGAATCTCATGTGTATAAACAGCTCAGCACGAGTCTAGATAAGAATTGTATCTTAGATTTTTCGAAATTTTGCAGCATGTGATTTTTCGTATCGCCTATACGTCTctagataaggattacttatttttgtatttttagATGCCTTAAGATTTTTTTTGGGATAGATGGTGTTAGAAGGCAGTTgggattaacgatttggtctttCGAAATCCACCATTTTCTatgcacatgttatgtattagtaacatataatgatagagagccgacagtctgtcttttccacaaataggttttagggttttcctgtgaggctgtgaaaaaactttttatatgagaaaaaatatttcataagtaaGCATGTCATGTAAGCTAGATCGAGtagatattgtgaattgtgaactttgagtctgtgaacttgtgatctttatgaacttttgttatactgtgaacttgttatattgtgaacttgtaatctttgtaaactttttatattataaatttgtgatccttgtgaacttgttatattgtgaacttgttatatcatgaattgtggacttgtggtctttgtgatcttttgtcaactttgttgtattgtgaagtttgatatgtttgccgatcgtattttagatttcgaccgttaccggtattttccgcaccaaactttcattttcgatgtttccgaaataccgatatcgtttcgtTTCTGGAGTTACtgttttcgattttgtttccgataaaaaaatataaaaacagTACTGATTTTAGTGTTTactgaccgttttcatccctaagcaCGACACACGATTTGAAACTATGGTCGTGAGAAAACATGTACATAAAATATGTATTGTACAATATATATTTTATTTAAAAAAACAGTGTTGATGGTATCCATGGTTATTAGTATAAAATATTTGGACCGACAGGTAGTAACCAATGGGTCAGAGAGACCATATTGTTTAGTATAGATGGAAAAGTATGTAAAGGAATATGTAACTGCATGCTGTGCAATCGATCACAGAGCCAAATTAAGCAATCAACCTCTCGCAAAAACGAAAAATGGCAAAGCAATGAAGGCATGAAGCAAGCGATATTGACATGCACTTGCCTCCGGATCAAGAACCCTATCCGTGGGCACCGGACAGGCAACATGGAAGACCCCCCGGCACCCGGAGACTGCGGCAGCCAGCGCGTCGCTGTCGAGCACGTCGGCCTTGAACAGCCGGAGATTCTCCGCGGCCCATTCCAGCTGCCCCAGGTGGGCGTTCTTGGGATCACCTGAAATATTGTCGGCGGCCGCGCGCGATTAGTCCTGCACCTCGGCCCGGAGAGGCAGCGAACACAGCAGGCGGATCTGCAACATAGCGGCGGCCGCCGGCCGGTGTGTGCGGAGACAGACGAGTGACGACGGGACGGGGCGCTTACGCGGGTCACGGACGGTGGCGTGCACGGCGTAGCCGCGGGAGAGGAGGAGCTTGACGAGCCATGAGGCGATGTACCCGCCGGCGCCCGTCACGCACACCGTCTCCCTCTCCCCGCTCCTGCGAGCCTCCTCCGTGCGTCCGGCCATCTTGCGCGTGTCTGTGAGCAGGAGCACCGGCCAGGCAGACAGCAGGGAGCCAGAAAGAGGCACAGGCAGCTACGTAGTATTGGTTCACGTAATGAAGCATTATAAGTTGAGCTCACCAACTGGACATTATCCCTTGTATTCTCTCGTTGTTGCAACGTCCAAATCGTACGGGATATATTTTCCTTAAGGTAACCCAACTGGACATTAAAAGAAGTAAAATATTTTTTTCTAGCGAAGAAAAAAATCGTTACAGGTGCATAATGTAGCCAAACATGGACACTCCAACCGCAAAAATATTGGTCCTCACTAATATAATCAGTCGCATGGTTGTCATTAGAACTAATGACACCATTGGTCCTTTCTTTCCAACTAATAAAGGTGTTAGACAAGGTGACCCCTTCTCACCTCTGTTTTTAACATTGCAGCTGATGGTCTAGCGTGTTTGATTGAAAAAGCTTAGGAGATGAAGCTCATTGGAGGGTTAATCCCTCATATCTTGGATAATGGATGTGCATATTTACAATATGCACATGATACCATTCTTCTTCTCCAGGATAACCTGGAATTTGCAAGGAGCCTAAAATTCATCTTGATTCTTTTTGAAAGAATGTCTAGGCTTAAAATTAATTTTCAGAAAAGTGAAGTCTATTGCTTTGGTAATGCCAATAATAATAAAGAAGCTTATGCTGAGATCTTTACATGCCCTATTAAAGATCTTCCCATGAGTTATCTTGGAGTCACCATTGATCATAAAACGTTGAATATAGCTCATTGGGCTAAAACtaaagaaaaatgtgaaaaaaaaTTGGGTGTCTGGCAAGGAAGATATCTGAGTTTGGGAGGAAGATTGACTCTTAGCTTGTCCAACATTCTCCTTTATATGCTATCTCTTTACTTAGCTCCCTCCTCTGTTCTGAAGAAGATGGATATTTATAGAAAGAGGTTATTGTGGTATGGAGGAAATAATACTAGAAAATATCATCTTGTGAATTGGGACACTGTCTGCACTCCTAAGGATCGTGGGGGACTTGGCATCTTAAATCTCAGATGCATGAATATTAGCCTTTTAACTAAGTGTGGTTGTGGAAGCTTCAAAATGATGAGGGCCTTTGGCAAACGATTGTTAAAAAATATGAAGGGGAAACCTTTATGTTTTTTAAAAAAGAAGCAAGGAGACTCAGTTTTGAAGGGGCATCCTTGACACTAAGGATGTATATTGCACCAACAGAAAGATGATGATTGGGAATGGATGCTCTACTAGTTTCCGGTGTGACACTTGGTGTGGAGATACCCCCTTCTCAACGGAATATAACAGACTTTTTGAATTATCTCTTAACAAAGAGATAAGTGTGAATTGGGCTCTAAACTCTGGCTGCAACTCCTTAGCCTTTAGAAGAAGGCTATATGGAGATGGGGCTAAACAATTGGAGGACTTGAAAAAAAAGCTGTGATTTTTAGTGTCTTTTGGATACAGAAGATAAACCCTCTTGGTTGTTAGATAAGAAAGGATTTTCAGTGAAGTCTATGTATAAGAGCTACAAAATCAGTTTGACCAAGACTCCATATTGGTTTATATGGAAAGCTAAAATTCCTCAAAGAATCAGAGTATTTCTGTGGCTGATTTTAAAGAACAAGATTTTATCCAAAGAAAACTTGAAAAGAAAGAACTGGCAAGGGAATGTGAATTGTGATTGGTGTGGTTGCCTGGAAACAACTAAACACGTATTCCATGATTGCCAAGTAGCCAATTTCACCTGGAGAGTGATCCAATTGGCCTTAACTTCTTTATCCCTTCCCAAAAACTCAAATTATATGTTTGGGGATTGGTTATGTAGCTTTAATAAAAATGAAAGAAATCTGATCACTATTGAATGCAGTGCAATATTATGGTCTCTGTGGAAAATTAGAAACGATTGTTGTTTCAACAACATCAATCCTGTTAATTCTGCTAATATATCGTTTCTCTGTTGTTTTTGGTTGCATTCTTGGGCCATTCTCCAGAAAAAATCAACAAGAATGATCTTGGAGGAAGGAAGCTCCCTAATCAAAAGAATTGCTAAAGAGATCTTCAACCGAAGCTTCGGCTGGGTGCCTATGGACAAACGTTTATGTAATTAAGAATAGGCGTGGGCTGACTGTACTGGTTGTCAGAAACCTTGTTATCCCAGTGTTTACACTGTCTTTTGGCTTCCATGTCCTTGGTGTTGGTTGTTTTTCTTTTGGGGCATTACCAATCTGTTGGTAACAGTTTGTTATGGTGACTTAGTCTGTTTGCGTTGCTAGTTGCTTGCTTAGAATATCCTAGTCCAAAAACGTTTCTGAATATGTTTGATTCTGTTGGTGGCTATGTGCTCTAATTCATGTAATAATTAGTTGTTATTTTCAGGTCATGTTAAACTCTGATCctatttcttaatgaaatagggggGAATCCCCTTTCTATTAAAAATATAATTAGTCGCATAatatcactaccggaatctggcgctttgccgagtgctttttgtcgggcactcgacaaagaagccttTGCCAAGTGCCGCACTTGGCAAAGTCTTGCTCTCGGTAACGATCGTGTTTACCGAAAGTAGGACTCTCGGCACAGaaaaacactcagcaaagatgtctttgccgagtgccaaacactCGACGAAGGGCGGCGCTCGGCCAAGGGCCGTCAGCAACCGTCTATAGCCGACGGCTGTTAACTTTGCCGAGCGCCGaaagttggcactcggcaaagaagcttctttgccgagtgtcaaccagtTGGCACTCCACAaagcaagctttgccgagtgccattcctggacacttggcaaagtatattttttattttttccttttcccaaccaaaatttgtgtggtatgttcctacactatgtagatctACATGTACTATTTTtggtacaattataaaagtgCTTCATATAACTAttggatttagttcgtttaatggAATTTCCttggataattcagatttgaactgcaagtcactcgaaacatggaaaatcgtgcatgtaaaaatgatatgcatgtt contains these protein-coding regions:
- the LOC100282228 gene encoding dihydroflavonol-4-reductase isoform 1 (isoform 1 is encoded by transcript variant 1): MAGRTEEARRSGERETVCVTGAGGYIASWLVKLLLSRGYAVHATVRDPRDPKNAHLGQLEWAAENLRLFKADVLDSDALAAAVSGCRGVFHVACPVPTDRVLDPESEVLAPAVQGTLNILQACSANNIQKVVVVSSTAAVHFDPNWPPHRPKDEDCWSDINFCKKNEDWYMVAKVIAEKTALEYGERNGLNVVTVCPTMALGPLLRPMLNVSHEFLMYIIKGGPTMMKNIPWHIVDVRDVVDALLMVYKKEESTGRYICAPNCISAKDLVNMLKRDYPNYNYVNCDNDMVLNSIVTPLMSEKLKNLGWKPMKTLEETLLDSVECYKKMGLLKDAEGCPCRLPHLFHMAIEK
- the LOC100282228 gene encoding dihydroflavonol-4-reductase isoform 2 (isoform 2 is encoded by transcript variant 2), with protein sequence MAGRTEEARRSGERETVCVTGAGGYIASWLVKLLLSRGYAVHATVRDPRDPKNAHLGQLEWAAENLRLFKADVLDSDALAAAVSGCRGVFHVACPVPTDRVLDPEDWYMVAKVIAEKTALEYGERNGLNVVTVCPTMALGPLLRPMLNVSHEFLMYIIKGGPTMMKNIPWHIVDVRDVVDALLMVYKKEESTGRYICAPNCISAKDLVNMLKRDYPNYNYVNCDNDMVLNSIVTPLMSEKLKNLGWKPMKTLEETLLDSVECYKKMGLLKDAEGCPCRLPHLFHMAIEK